A genomic window from Acinetobacter chinensis includes:
- a CDS encoding amidohydrolase: protein MTALSLSACVSSPSKPHTQKTDAQSPHSAENSLLIYGGDILTMKGMTPENAEAVFIENGRIQFVGDYSSAQKLASTQTRQLNLQGHTLLPGFIDAHSHLNSVGLQQTVANLYSTPDGTVTDIPSLLQALSTWQQSNQKFIAQTGGWIIGNGHDDAQLLEKRQPTADDLDKVSTTHPIIVLHQSGHLASVNHKALELLKISSSTPDPVGGVIRRKKDSREPDGVLEEAAVFSAMATAFKAVPPETMQNMAKTALKTYIANGYTTVQEGRADAGTSELWRSFAQIGQLDIDVVVYPDLMNEMDYMLKNGSSKQYQKHFRIGGVKISLDGSPQGKTAWLTKPYVVPPAGQNKNYRGYPAYPDQKIVQSAIDTAFKNNWQILAHANGDAAIDQYLKTIEQASSKYGNSDRRNVIIHAQTMREDQLDKAKTLKLIPSFFSLHTYYWGDWHKHETLGSERSNRISPTGSALKRNMIFTQHHDAPVIPPKNMMVIDATVNRVTRSGDVLGADQKVSPYIALKSVTDWAAYQYFEEKDKGTLEKGKLADLVILNQNPLKVPPTQIKNIKILSTFKEGRQIYSSKDE from the coding sequence ATGACCGCACTCTCCCTCAGCGCCTGCGTCAGTTCACCTTCAAAGCCCCATACTCAAAAAACTGATGCTCAGTCACCACATTCAGCTGAAAACTCATTGCTGATTTATGGCGGTGATATTCTGACCATGAAAGGTATGACTCCTGAAAATGCTGAAGCTGTTTTCATCGAAAATGGACGGATTCAGTTTGTAGGCGATTATAGCTCCGCTCAAAAACTTGCCAGTACACAGACCCGACAGCTCAATTTACAGGGTCACACATTATTACCTGGGTTTATTGATGCACACAGTCATCTGAACAGTGTCGGTTTACAGCAGACCGTTGCGAACCTGTATTCCACACCTGATGGTACAGTGACCGATATTCCTTCATTGCTTCAGGCTCTGTCCACCTGGCAACAGTCAAATCAGAAATTTATAGCGCAGACAGGTGGCTGGATTATTGGTAATGGTCATGATGATGCCCAACTGCTGGAAAAAAGACAGCCAACTGCTGATGACCTGGATAAAGTCTCAACCACACATCCGATTATTGTGCTGCATCAGTCTGGACACCTGGCTTCAGTCAATCACAAAGCCCTTGAACTGCTCAAAATCAGCAGCAGCACTCCTGACCCTGTTGGCGGTGTAATCCGTCGTAAAAAGGATTCCAGAGAACCCGATGGAGTACTGGAAGAAGCAGCTGTATTTTCTGCGATGGCAACCGCGTTTAAAGCTGTGCCACCTGAAACCATGCAGAATATGGCAAAAACCGCACTGAAAACCTATATTGCCAATGGATATACCACTGTTCAGGAAGGTCGTGCCGATGCAGGCACCTCTGAACTGTGGCGTAGCTTCGCTCAGATTGGACAGCTTGATATTGATGTTGTCGTCTACCCCGACCTGATGAATGAAATGGACTACATGCTGAAAAATGGTTCATCAAAGCAGTATCAGAAACATTTCAGAATCGGTGGGGTCAAAATCAGCCTGGATGGCTCACCTCAGGGCAAAACAGCCTGGCTGACTAAGCCTTATGTCGTTCCACCTGCCGGTCAGAATAAAAACTACCGTGGCTACCCGGCTTATCCTGATCAGAAGATTGTTCAGAGTGCCATCGACACTGCATTTAAGAACAACTGGCAGATCCTTGCTCATGCCAATGGAGATGCTGCGATTGATCAGTATTTAAAGACCATTGAACAGGCATCGAGCAAATATGGCAATTCTGACCGTCGTAATGTCATTATCCATGCACAGACCATGCGTGAAGATCAGTTGGATAAAGCTAAAACCCTGAAACTGATCCCATCATTTTTTTCACTGCACACCTATTACTGGGGGGACTGGCATAAGCATGAAACTCTCGGCTCCGAACGTTCCAACCGTATTTCACCAACAGGGTCAGCTTTAAAACGCAATATGATCTTTACTCAGCATCACGATGCACCTGTGATCCCACCTAAAAACATGATGGTGATTGATGCCACAGTCAACCGTGTAACCCGCTCAGGGGATGTACTGGGAGCAGATCAGAAAGTCAGTCCTTATATTGCTTTAAAATCGGTCACCGACTGGGCGGCTTATCAGTATTTTGAAGAAAAAGACAAAGGAACACTGGAAAAAGGCAAACTTGCCGACCTGGTGATTCTGAATCAGAATCCACTGAAAGTCCCACCGACACAAATTAAAAATATTAAAATTCTGTCCACTTTCAAAGAAGGCAGACAGATTTACAGCAGTAAAGATGAATAA
- a CDS encoding septal ring lytic transglycosylase RlpA family protein, which translates to MQSSIKYLMAIATTFALSQSQAEMIQSSSLNNDGDNSRLAARVLNKEAQSFNNHFSNLSSLSITERSGDKIRRETIAAKIEIPEDEPSVIEKLNTVASNTVRKFSQTGMASWYGRQFHGRKTASGDTFDMNALTAAHRSLPLNCYIRVTNKNNGKSVVVKVNDRGPFHGNRVLDLSYGAAKQLGITNAGTAKVSIERVDGPNS; encoded by the coding sequence ATGCAGTCTTCAATTAAGTATTTAATGGCTATTGCCACGACTTTTGCTTTAAGTCAGTCGCAAGCCGAAATGATTCAGTCTTCATCATTGAATAATGATGGCGACAATTCGCGCCTTGCAGCGCGTGTTTTGAACAAAGAAGCTCAGAGCTTCAACAACCACTTCTCTAACCTAAGCAGCCTTTCAATCACTGAACGTTCGGGTGATAAGATCCGCCGCGAAACAATCGCAGCGAAAATTGAAATCCCTGAAGACGAGCCTTCAGTGATTGAAAAGTTAAATACTGTGGCGTCCAATACTGTTCGTAAGTTCAGCCAGACAGGTATGGCTTCATGGTATGGTCGTCAGTTCCATGGTCGCAAAACGGCAAGTGGTGATACATTCGATATGAATGCATTAACTGCTGCTCACCGTAGCCTGCCATTGAACTGTTATATTCGTGTGACTAACAAAAACAACGGTAAAAGCGTTGTTGTAAAAGTCAACGACCGTGGTCCATTCCATGGTAACCGCGTACTTGACCTCTCCTATGGTGCTGCTAAACAGCTTGGAATTACCAATGCAGGGACTGCGAAAGTCAGCATTGAACGAGTTGATGGACCAAACTCTTAA
- a CDS encoding AzlD domain-containing protein yields the protein MSWFLLLTLALIVFANRYFFLEPKVAIRLPHVFEQMLKYSAPCLLTAICAPIVFFNEGQFRQIPLDPYFIAAVCTIIFALFIRKILWSLALSLLCFYTLNFALS from the coding sequence ATGAGCTGGTTTTTATTGCTGACACTTGCACTGATTGTCTTTGCGAACCGTTATTTTTTTCTGGAACCCAAGGTTGCCATCCGTTTACCGCATGTTTTTGAACAGATGTTGAAATATTCTGCCCCCTGTTTACTGACAGCGATCTGCGCTCCGATTGTATTTTTTAATGAAGGACAGTTCAGACAGATTCCACTGGATCCTTATTTTATTGCTGCTGTCTGTACTATTATTTTTGCTTTGTTCATCCGCAAAATTTTATGGAGTCTGGCACTTAGTCTGTTGTGTTTTTACACGCTGAATTTTGCATTATCCTGA
- a CDS encoding AzlC family ABC transporter permease, with protein sequence MTDHTSYSSNFSSPEHQPFKAFRQGALDILPLSIAVLPWGILAGSMAVNAGLSFAQSFAMSSVIFAGAAQLVSLGLVMSDASAITIIITIFFLTTQHLIYALSFRSDVQHFSLGKRLGIGFLLTDELFAVGMAKSQPRTFAYLFGAGLCFYLSWCLFSLMGIVLANAIPDLESLHLDFSIVAVFILIIVPLIKNVATVVGVVVTLISCLVFKYLQMDSGTVLAGLTGMASAALTAKLFNKNNSAQIQPEVIKEKQPKEGQDQ encoded by the coding sequence ATGACCGATCATACTTCTTATTCATCAAATTTCTCCTCTCCTGAGCACCAGCCATTTAAAGCATTCAGACAGGGGGCACTTGATATTTTACCCTTATCCATAGCTGTTTTGCCGTGGGGAATCCTGGCAGGTTCCATGGCGGTCAATGCTGGACTGAGTTTTGCTCAATCGTTTGCCATGTCCTCGGTTATTTTTGCAGGGGCGGCTCAGTTGGTCAGTTTAGGTCTGGTCATGTCTGATGCTTCTGCAATCACAATCATCATCACGATTTTCTTTTTAACCACTCAGCACCTGATTTATGCACTGAGTTTTCGTTCAGATGTGCAGCACTTTTCCTTAGGAAAGCGACTGGGCATAGGTTTTCTGCTTACGGATGAACTCTTTGCTGTCGGGATGGCTAAAAGTCAGCCACGGACTTTTGCCTATCTGTTTGGGGCAGGACTGTGCTTTTATCTGAGCTGGTGTCTGTTCAGTCTGATGGGGATTGTACTGGCAAATGCTATTCCTGATCTGGAAAGTCTGCACCTGGATTTTTCTATTGTTGCCGTGTTCATTCTGATTATTGTGCCATTAATTAAAAATGTTGCCACGGTTGTCGGGGTTGTAGTGACACTGATCAGTTGTCTGGTTTTTAAATATTTACAGATGGACTCGGGCACAGTACTGGCAGGTTTGACTGGTATGGCAAGTGCTGCACTGACTGCTAAGCTGTTCAATAAAAATAACTCAGCTCAGATACAACCTGAAGTTATAAAGGAAAAACAGCCGAAAGAGGGGCAGGATCAATGA
- a CDS encoding Mpo1 family 2-hydroxy fatty acid dioxygenase, which produces MKTVTEWFDEYSESHQNPTNKAIHWVCVPAILFSIIGIIAQFNAMLTALIIVLTLVFYARMDIVLAVAMAALLFVMAWLIIILPVGKGFYLGLFVVAWIGQFYGHKVEGKKPSFFKDLQFLLIGPVWCMDAYLAKVLPNWKTRQKEAF; this is translated from the coding sequence ATGAAAACTGTCACCGAATGGTTTGATGAGTACAGCGAAAGTCACCAGAATCCGACCAACAAAGCGATTCATTGGGTCTGCGTCCCAGCAATTCTGTTTTCAATTATTGGAATTATTGCCCAGTTCAATGCCATGCTCACCGCTCTGATCATTGTTCTGACCCTGGTATTTTATGCCCGTATGGATATTGTACTTGCCGTTGCAATGGCGGCTCTGCTTTTTGTTATGGCCTGGCTGATCATCATTCTGCCGGTTGGAAAAGGGTTTTATCTGGGACTTTTTGTCGTGGCATGGATCGGGCAGTTTTATGGTCACAAAGTTGAAGGTAAAAAGCCATCATTCTTTAAAGACCTCCAGTTCCTCCTGATTGGCCCTGTATGGTGCATGGATGCATATTTAGCCAAAGTACTACCGAACTGGAAAACACGCCAGAAAGAAGCGTTTTAA
- a CDS encoding DUF4850 domain-containing protein: protein MLKSYRQTAVLWLSLLFFITAVQAEVKVFEPSFPAFNAQSYQQRSFKTERIGTAHFKNNVQIPVEGIAILNPLNDIPKYYRTYKPCTDQQPCRYDFTLPAQSIGHFKIVIFPNIGAILAPVSWQVIEADMGPSGVASALLMSPDRKEAIEIYNSSACMGCGMPYASLYFPEVLKESVENEFGGYVDQHKYLNIVRANPHKVLFSFKNPAYPAKSHGIALYSDNEITNYQNITVHLLPEHQAQARTVLNFFPFKNQFNFLK, encoded by the coding sequence ATGCTGAAATCTTACAGACAGACTGCTGTCCTTTGGCTGAGCCTGCTGTTTTTCATAACAGCTGTTCAGGCAGAGGTGAAAGTATTTGAACCTTCTTTCCCTGCTTTCAATGCACAAAGCTATCAGCAACGAAGTTTTAAAACCGAGCGGATAGGAACGGCTCATTTTAAAAACAATGTACAGATTCCTGTCGAAGGCATTGCCATACTTAACCCTTTGAATGACATTCCAAAATATTACCGTACATATAAGCCCTGCACAGACCAGCAGCCCTGTCGCTATGATTTTACTTTGCCGGCTCAATCTATCGGTCATTTTAAAATTGTTATTTTCCCCAATATTGGAGCCATACTCGCACCCGTTTCATGGCAAGTGATCGAAGCCGATATGGGACCCTCAGGCGTTGCTTCAGCATTACTCATGAGCCCTGACCGCAAAGAAGCAATTGAGATCTATAATTCATCTGCCTGTATGGGCTGTGGCATGCCTTATGCAAGCCTGTACTTTCCTGAAGTTTTAAAAGAAAGTGTGGAAAATGAATTTGGTGGCTATGTAGATCAGCATAAATATCTGAATATTGTCCGGGCAAATCCACACAAAGTTTTATTCAGCTTTAAAAATCCGGCTTATCCTGCAAAATCACATGGCATCGCACTGTATTCAGATAATGAAATCACCAATTATCAGAATATCACTGTGCATTTACTGCCGGAACATCAGGCTCAGGCAAGGACTGTACTCAATTTCTTTCCCTTTAAAAATCAGTTTAATTTTTTAAAATAA